A stretch of DNA from Arachis hypogaea cultivar Tifrunner chromosome 19, arahy.Tifrunner.gnm2.J5K5, whole genome shotgun sequence:
CACTCCCTCCCCATCGCAGCccccttccctctccctcccCATCACACCCCCTCCCCAATGCACATTCCCCCCTCCCTCCCTCCACTACCACTAGCAGCAACAACCACCTCAacatcaacagcaacaacaacagcagcaacCCCAATGCACACTTTTCTCTCCTTCCTATCGCAGCAACAACCTCAACAGCAATAGCAACTTCAACGGCAAGAGCACTATCAAGGACCATTGCCATCACCATCGGAGCGACAACAAGACCTGGAATAGCCGTATCTCCTCAGCCCCTCaggctttctctctttctctctttatatTTATACATGTAGGTTATGTGTTTGTGTAAATGTCTGTGTGTGTGAATGGATATTGTTATTGTTATGGTCCTCCGATAAGAGAAGGAAGGAATGAGGgaaaagagagaaggaggaacAAGCAAGGTTAGGTTTTGAATGTGCAGGTTCTTCCATTGGTTCTGTTTTGGGTTCTGATGGTGTTGTTTCTGCTGTTATTGAGGCTTCTACTGCTGCAATTGGGGAGGGAGAGGGAAGGAGGTAGTGTGCGTTGGAGAGGGGTGCTGCAATGGGGGGGAGGGGAGAGGGAAGGGGGTTGCGATGTGGAGGGAGTGTGCATTGGGTAGGGGGTTGCGATGGAGAGGGAGGGGGGAGTGTGCAATGGGGAGGGAGAGGGAAAGGGGGTTGCGATGGGGAGGAGGGATTAGGGTTTGGGGGTGGTTTGCCAAGTCACGGCGGCTACGTTAGCATTGTGCTTGCCGGAGATTTGCTCCGGCGAGTTCGAGaacacgcttgtcaaattttaaaattttttagggactattttgtcaatagtaaaagtcaggtaccattttgtcagcgTCAGAATCTTTTGGGTACTGATTTAGTATTTAcctcaaattataaaatttaaaatttaatatatttgttatgcattatttaaaaaaaaaaagttaaattttttttattaaacctTATATGTTATATCTATGTTTATTGTTTCAcacttttcaatatatatttcattttctaatatgtattatatataaatatatgtcatAATATTCAAACACCCCTTTAATTTGTTGGTCAATCTATTGATATAAGCTTCTATTATTGTTACACATTGTTATTAACCTCTTATTAAAGTATTTATATTATGATGCAAAAAATATGGAGTTTTcttaaacaaattttttattgatattataaATTATAGCAATGGTACgattaaattttatgaaaaactTTTATCACATGAATTTGATGAAAGTTGATTTTTTTCCTCTTTGAAATATATAAGTGCTAGTTTTAAATGgtacatatttaatattttcttctttttaaagTTTAAACGGGTTAATAATGTTGGATCCGGTTGGATACTAACTCCATTACTTCAACCTGACCCAACCTTTAAAACGTAGATAATGTTTGCCGTTTTAGACAATCCTCCTCTTCCTTTTTGACCTTCAAATACAAAGCTACTATCTTTCAATTCCATTCCCAATCTTTTCTTCTTCAAAACCCTAATTCCGATCTCCAATATCCAATCTGAAATCAAGTAATTTCTCTGCTGATTTCACCAGATCGGCTTCGCGATTACTCAGGTATATTTACCTCCTTTCATTTATCTTCTCTTTCGATTATCTTTTTCTGAGGTTCTGATTCTTGAATTGTATTTGTTTTTGTTGCACGAGATCTGCTTGATTAAATCTCATATGTAAAAATTATGTGTTTCTTTTTGCGTTGTTGTTCGTGAATTCAAGCTGGCTTTTTCTGTTCCTGACCTTAATAAATCCCAAAGAGAAAATTTTCTTGGCTACATATTCCACGATCATGCGAATTACCTTTAGATGTAtggtttattaataattataagatCATAGAACGTTAATTTGATTTGTTCCAGCTAGAATTTGTTATCTTTGACAAAGACTGGTCGTcatgaaattgaaattttattgtAGCAAATACTTGAAAGGAAACATGCAATTTTCTGTCTAATTTTGGTGGTTTATATGATTTTTCCCAGGAATTATGTCTTTTGTGCGGAATTTTGAACCGGAAGGAAGACATCTACACGGAGGTTATAGGTCCACCTATGACGGTAACAACTTTGGCAACAATAATAGGAAAAGGAGCAGGAATGATTATCATCACCGGAACTATAATATTCAGAATAACAACTGGGAAAATTTTGGGGACCATGGTGGCAACTATAATTTTTACATGGCTGATCATGCTAATTATGCTAAGTACGATGCTGTCCCAGCATCCTTGAAAAGGAGAAAATATGCAGCTCCTGCTTGGGAAGATAGCCAGATGTACTATCTTCCATACACTGTCCAAAACAATTTCTCATCAGCCAATTTCCAAGCTCCTCCTACAAGATCCAATGCGGATACATCAACATCTGCTAGCTTGCAGCTTGATTGGTCTATATTTGAAGATGATAAGCCATCCTTCATGTCAAGGGACGAGATTGACAGATATTCTCCATCAAGAAAAGATGGCATTGATGTGCGTCACGAAACACACTTGCGGTACTCCTATTGTGCTTACCTCCAGAACCTTGGAATGCGGCTTGAACTGTAAGACTCATCACTCATATTATCTGACATGGTTATAGCTGCCCCTGTCCCAGTGGTGGGGTTGAAAACTTCATTAGATATATGCTTGCGATGTTGTTGTTATGGATTTAGTTCATTGCATGATACTATTTTGTGCCAATGTGAAAGCATGACATGATTTTTTAACAGGCCTCAAACTACCATTGGGACGGCTATGGTTCTATGCCACCGATTTTTTGTTCGGAGATCACATGCCTGCCATGATAGATTTGTGAGTTCTATTTCCCTCTAAATTTTAAGGCATGTTTTATGTTCCTTACTAAATGTTTCAGAGATAGCGACATCCGTGGTCTGATTATATGCAAGTAGGTCTGATTCTATATCACGTAAATGGTTCAAGCTccatgttttttaattttttgtgttgTGCTACAGTTGATTGCTACTGCTGCCCTTTTCCTAGCTGCAAAGTCGGAGGAATCGCCACGCCCTTTGAACAATGTTTTGCGGGCATCTAGTGAAATCTTACATAAACAAGATTTTACTATGTTGTCCTATCTTTTTCCTATTGTGAGTATACTTCTGACTGCCCAAAATTGTCTCCTATATATTATGTTTCTTGTGGAAGATATCCAGAGAATATTAAATAGTCTAGACTCCATCACCTCTTACGTGGCTATGCCTGATATGTTCGTAAAATCAAGCATGAAAATGATTACCTATTAAGATGATATTTAATCTCTTTATATTACCATTGAATACTAGTTTAACGGATAGTAATTTACAATTGTACTGAATTGATTTGTGTCACAGGATTGGTTTGAACAGTATCGTGAGCGATTGCTTGAGGCTGAACAGTTGATTCTGACTACCCTAAATTTTGAACTCAATGTGCAACATCCATATGCAC
This window harbors:
- the LOC112775165 gene encoding cyclin-T1-4 — encoded protein: MSFVRNFEPEGRHLHGGYRSTYDGNNFGNNNRKRSRNDYHHRNYNIQNNNWENFGDHGGNYNFYMADHANYAKYDAVPASLKRRKYAAPAWEDSQMYYLPYTVQNNFSSANFQAPPTRSNADTSTSASLQLDWSIFEDDKPSFMSRDEIDRYSPSRKDGIDVRHETHLRYSYCAYLQNLGMRLELPQTTIGTAMVLCHRFFVRRSHACHDRFLIATAALFLAAKSEESPRPLNNVLRASSEILHKQDFTMLSYLFPIDWFEQYRERLLEAEQLILTTLNFELNVQHPYAPLTSVLNKLGLSKTILVNLALNLVSEGLRSSLWLQFKPEHIAAGAAYLAAKFLNMDLAADRNIWQEFQTTPSILQDVSQQLLELF